One window from the genome of Acinetobacter sp. LoGeW2-3 encodes:
- a CDS encoding uroporphyrinogen-III synthase → MLFINTRPQDRAVRLTQQLQAAQIQVVELPLLELIAQPYSAELNSLYQQLNRAQVIVVVSPTAVQIGMQYLEKTGIEVATLTHIQWIAVGKTTEQALLKYGIQSHVPEVESSEGMLQLPILDGLNSNAVVAFWRGEGGRLFIMDHLRQQGAEVLNFVLYQRQCPVQSQQVMAALLPQLQQDDHYVVLMSSEASWLNWLQLLQQDISLISKGIYLVLGPRLAAILGEYRQHHAAAFEFIQLDSLSSDVIVREMERVLGNS, encoded by the coding sequence ATGCTGTTTATTAATACCCGTCCTCAGGATCGTGCTGTCCGACTCACGCAACAATTGCAGGCCGCACAAATTCAGGTAGTGGAATTGCCTTTACTGGAGCTGATTGCACAGCCTTATTCAGCAGAATTGAATAGCTTGTACCAACAGTTGAATCGTGCTCAAGTCATTGTGGTGGTGAGTCCGACTGCAGTACAGATCGGTATGCAGTATCTTGAAAAAACGGGTATTGAAGTAGCTACATTGACTCATATCCAGTGGATCGCTGTAGGAAAAACTACGGAACAGGCATTACTGAAATACGGTATTCAAAGTCATGTGCCTGAAGTTGAAAGCTCTGAAGGCATGCTGCAGTTGCCAATTTTAGATGGTCTTAATAGTAATGCTGTTGTAGCTTTCTGGCGCGGGGAAGGTGGTCGATTATTTATAATGGATCATTTGCGTCAGCAGGGTGCCGAGGTGCTGAATTTTGTGTTGTATCAACGTCAGTGTCCGGTTCAGTCACAACAGGTTATGGCTGCGCTCTTGCCTCAATTACAGCAAGATGACCATTATGTGGTGCTGATGAGTAGTGAGGCTAGTTGGCTAAACTGGTTACAGCTGTTGCAGCAGGATATTTCTCTGATCAGCAAAGGAATTTATTTGGTTTTAGGTCCACGTTTGGCTGCTATTCTAGGGGAATACCGTCAACATCATGCTGCAGCATTTGAATTTATACAACTTGATAGCTTGAGCAGTGATGTTATCGTACGGGAAATGGAGCGAGTACTGGGGAACTCATGA
- a CDS encoding acyl-CoA thioesterase: MESLAQYPVIFEQRVAWGDMDAFGHVNNAVYYRYIESARLAYLARLNILIGPLLTVVATNQCRYLKPVVYPDQLKIGVRIEDMGTTSFRMSYLLWSEQQQSIVATSEAVLVCINKNTMQKMPIPEDVQEIIRELENTVEHTV, encoded by the coding sequence ATGGAATCACTAGCACAGTATCCGGTGATTTTTGAGCAACGTGTGGCTTGGGGAGATATGGATGCCTTTGGTCATGTCAATAACGCGGTATATTATCGTTATATTGAAAGTGCCCGACTGGCTTATCTGGCTCGATTAAATATACTGATTGGTCCATTATTAACTGTTGTGGCGACCAATCAATGTCGTTATTTAAAACCTGTAGTTTATCCTGATCAACTTAAAATTGGTGTGCGTATTGAAGATATGGGAACCACATCATTTCGTATGAGTTATTTATTATGGAGTGAACAGCAACAAAGTATTGTAGCAACTTCTGAAGCAGTTCTGGTGTGTATCAATAAAAATACCATGCAGAAAATGCCGATTCCTGAAGATGTGCAGGAAATAATAAGAGAGTTAGAAAATACGGTTGAACATACCGTTTAA
- a CDS encoding heme biosynthesis protein HemY, producing MKQILLAYLFVSLLGIAALSLLSYGHGPGYVYLYWRNWQVQTSLWILAGLLVIISFVMHMLWYAVTRYLNREQRKKQRVFSFHHLHPYEQLAVVWLLNASQDQRNFIQQSFAQSGLLKDIIHARLSWGQQDFDEALKSLNQSNPMAFELAELQRIEVYLSQQDGQQALTHLEFLNQHELSPWLFKVKSAYEQRLTKLWGQFALQFPWLYLRSTQYGHLEQNTKTRWLEQLLLAFDLADQEDLKYLQQRYLDLSEEIFTRDYAVKLLWLKLLFKMPEMSAEHEALAVHLLEQQFNQDVFYLWFQQQLLRQNPDYEIINQQISLWEEKYTAVPVLTFAKWHVLQATGRVDEAQQLLELYPDDVRMSYLRIKSALQGQDELQQQLNQVFESNANFIDTRI from the coding sequence ATGAAACAGATTCTGCTTGCCTATTTATTTGTCAGCCTGCTGGGTATAGCAGCCTTAAGTCTGCTGAGTTACGGCCATGGCCCGGGTTATGTCTATCTTTATTGGCGCAACTGGCAGGTACAGACCAGTCTGTGGATCCTTGCGGGGCTGCTAGTCATCATTAGTTTTGTCATGCATATGTTGTGGTATGCGGTTACACGTTACCTGAATCGTGAACAACGTAAAAAACAACGCGTTTTCAGCTTTCATCATTTGCATCCTTATGAGCAACTGGCAGTGGTATGGCTGCTTAACGCATCGCAGGATCAGCGTAATTTTATTCAGCAGTCTTTTGCTCAATCCGGATTATTAAAAGATATTATTCATGCGCGATTATCTTGGGGACAACAAGATTTTGATGAGGCTTTGAAATCTTTAAATCAGTCCAATCCTATGGCATTTGAACTGGCAGAATTACAGCGTATTGAAGTGTATTTATCACAACAGGATGGTCAGCAGGCATTAACTCATCTGGAGTTTTTAAATCAGCATGAATTATCCCCATGGCTGTTTAAAGTTAAATCAGCTTATGAACAGCGATTAACCAAATTATGGGGTCAATTTGCCTTACAGTTTCCCTGGTTATATTTAAGATCAACCCAATATGGTCATTTAGAGCAAAATACCAAAACTCGATGGTTGGAGCAGTTATTACTGGCTTTTGATCTGGCGGATCAGGAAGATTTAAAATATTTGCAACAGCGTTATTTAGACTTAAGCGAAGAAATATTTACGCGTGACTATGCAGTCAAATTATTGTGGTTGAAATTGTTATTTAAAATGCCTGAAATGAGTGCCGAGCATGAAGCACTTGCTGTGCATTTACTGGAACAGCAATTTAATCAGGATGTATTTTATTTGTGGTTTCAACAACAATTACTTCGACAAAATCCTGATTATGAAATTATTAATCAGCAAATTTCATTATGGGAAGAAAAATATACAGCAGTGCCAGTATTAACATTTGCCAAATGGCATGTGCTGCAAGCGACAGGCCGAGTGGATGAGGCCCAACAACTGCTTGAACTCTATCCAGATGATGTGCGTATGAGTTATCTACGGATCAAATCTGCTTTACAGGGACAGGACGAGCTACAACAACAACTGAATCAGGTATTTGAATCAAATGCCAATTTTATTGATACAAGAATATAA